The genomic stretch GTGCGTGGCGGACTCTTGGAGCATGGCGTCCACCGCAAACCGGTCGCGTGGCGTCAGATCTCGGCCGAGGCTATAACTAAGCAGACGGCGCAGGAGGTTTTCGGCAATCTCATCCCGACGGTCCTTCTGCAAGTAAGCCTTCAGGTCAGCCATGCCGTTGACATCCGGACCGCGCGGAACGCGGGCGGTGGCGTCCACGCGTTCGGTGTTGATGGTCTTCAGATAGTCCGCATAACCGGCGAGGTCGCCGTGGGTTTGCAGGTTGAACCCACTGACCCGCGCACCCTCCCTCGGCACGAGCGGCTGGTACTTGCCGATGGCGTTGTAGTGCTCGAAAGGAATTCCCCACGGATCCAGGCGAGCGTGGCAGTCACGGCAACTTTCCTTCTGCCGATGCTTGGCCAGCAGATCCTTGATGGTGAGCGCTTTCTCGGCCGATTCGCCGGCGCTGTCGGACAAGGCCGGGACGTCCGCGGGCGGATCGGCCACATCATCGCCAAGAATCGCCTCGCGCAACCAGACCGCGCGATAGATCGGATGCGGCGCCGAGCCCGTGCCATTACCGATCAACATCGAGCCCTGCGTAAGCAAGCCGCCCAGCCGATGCTCGGGCTTCAGCGGCACGGCGCGAAAGTTGTTTCCCTCCACTCCCGGAACACCGTAGTGCACGGCCAGGGGTTGGTTCAGCCAAGCGAACTCGGAATCTACCACGTTTGCCACCTCGGCATTGCGGCGGATCAACTCGGCCACGAAGCCGGTGGTCTCCTCCAGCATGTAATCGCGGATTGTCGGCCGGTAAGGTTCCTCCGTGCCCCTGCGTTCTCCGGCTGAAACGTAAAAAAGAAAACGCGGAAAGAGTTGCTGGTTGATCGGCACAGTCTTCATCTTGGCCAAGCTCAGCCATTGCATGGTGAAATTGTGCACGAAATCCTGCGAGCGCGCGTCGGCCAGCAGCCGGCGCGTTTGTTGTTCCATCACCTTGGGGTCGCCCAACCGCCCCTGCCCGGCCAGTTCCAGTAGTGCCGCATCAGGCATGGTGCCCCAGAGAAAATACGAAAGCCGCGAGGCCAACTCGTACTGACGGTGGGTCACCTCGCCATCCGCCACGGTGTGATAGAGGAACTGCGGCGAAACCAACACCATCGCCAGTGTCTCGCGCATAGCCGCTTCCATGGTTTTCAGCTCCGGCAACACCAGCCGGTAGATTTGCTCAAAGCGTTGCACCTCGGCCTCGCTCGCCGGCCGACGGAAGGCCCGCGAGGTAAAGCGGCGGATGACCTCTTGCACGTAGGCTTCGGGATCACTTTCGCGCAAGGGCGAGTCGAACAAAATGCGCCGGTGATGCGCCGGCGGCCAGACGTCCGTGACCGGCGCCTCGAACTCCATCCAGTTGATCACGACGCGCGGCATGGTGAGGTTGCGCTTGCCGTCGTTGAGCGTGCCGTCGTCATACAACACCTGCGGCGTGATGACGCGGCTGTCGGGCTGTTGATTGCCCCGGATAACCAGCCCGCGCGTCAGCGGATAGTTTTCAATGCGCCCGCGAAACTCCAGCACCCTCGGCTCGTCCGGGCTGTTGACCAGATACGCGCCGCCCACCGGTTCCACGCGCTGGGAGGAGCTGTTGAGATTGATCGTCTGCCCCATGATCAGCCGCAACGGCGCGCCCTTCACACCCGGCGGCAAGATCGCCGAGGCCTGCATGCGAATGACGAACTCGCCTGTGTCCGGAAAACTCTTCAGCCCCATGCCGCCGGACGGGGAATGCCGACGATTGCCCCAGACCCCAATCTCGTCCAAGCCCATGCCCCGGTCCAGCCCGTGCCGCTGCCACTCGCGACGCGCCTTGTGCACCTCCGGCTTTTCCGGATCAACAATCGCGCTGGCCATCACCTTGCGGGCGTTTTCCAGATAACGATCCACCTGCTCCGGCCCCAGCAACATGAACTCGGCGGTGTTGTTGAAATGATACGGCTTCTCCGGATCCTTGGGCAAATTATCCGTCAGCTTCAGCCGAAAACCGATCAAGTCGCGGATGGTGTTCTCGTACTCGAAGTTGGTCAACCGCCGCGCCTGCGGAGCCACCGGCGTTTCCCCTCCCTGCGCCACCGCCTTCCGCAAGCCCGCCTCAATCCACTTCGTCACCGCACCGACAGCCGCCGCTTCTGGCCGTTCCCTCTCCTCCTCGGGCGGCATCTCGCCGCTTTCCAGCACTTCCAAAATCAACTCCCAACGCTCCAGCGATTTCCCCGCCGCCAAGCCGCTGTCCACATTATGCAACGTCACCTTCCCCTTCTGCTTCTCCGGCCCATGACACTTCACGCAGTGCGTTTTGAAAAAAGGCGCGACGACTCGATCAAATTCCTCGGCCGCCATCGCCGAAGCGGCACCGAGCCACAATAGCAATCCGCAGCCGAGATTCCTCATCGAAACAATTCCTTTCATCGTGCGGATTCCTTGGCGTGTTTGAGAACGAAATCGACCAAGGCCTGGCTTTGAAACCAGCCGGGCCACATGTTGTGGCCTTGGCCCTTGACGACTTCGAGGGTCATCGGGCCGCCGAGTTTGTCGTAGCGGTCCTTGATGATCGCGGAGTTTTTATCAAGCGGCACCACGCGATCCATGTCGCCGTGGATGTGAAAGATCGGCACCTTCGCCTTGGCCAAAGGCGCGAGGCGGTCGATGGGATTGTGCATGGCGAGCTGCGCTTCCAGCCCTTGAGCCGTCAACCCAAACG from Limisphaerales bacterium encodes the following:
- a CDS encoding DUF1592 domain-containing protein, producing MKGIVSMRNLGCGLLLWLGAASAMAAEEFDRVVAPFFKTHCVKCHGPEKQKGKVTLHNVDSGLAAGKSLERWELILEVLESGEMPPEEERERPEAAAVGAVTKWIEAGLRKAVAQGGETPVAPQARRLTNFEYENTIRDLIGFRLKLTDNLPKDPEKPYHFNNTAEFMLLGPEQVDRYLENARKVMASAIVDPEKPEVHKARREWQRHGLDRGMGLDEIGVWGNRRHSPSGGMGLKSFPDTGEFVIRMQASAILPPGVKGAPLRLIMGQTINLNSSSQRVEPVGGAYLVNSPDEPRVLEFRGRIENYPLTRGLVIRGNQQPDSRVITPQVLYDDGTLNDGKRNLTMPRVVINWMEFEAPVTDVWPPAHHRRILFDSPLRESDPEAYVQEVIRRFTSRAFRRPASEAEVQRFEQIYRLVLPELKTMEAAMRETLAMVLVSPQFLYHTVADGEVTHRQYELASRLSYFLWGTMPDAALLELAGQGRLGDPKVMEQQTRRLLADARSQDFVHNFTMQWLSLAKMKTVPINQQLFPRFLFYVSAGERRGTEEPYRPTIRDYMLEETTGFVAELIRRNAEVANVVDSEFAWLNQPLAVHYGVPGVEGNNFRAVPLKPEHRLGGLLTQGSMLIGNGTGSAPHPIYRAVWLREAILGDDVADPPADVPALSDSAGESAEKALTIKDLLAKHRQKESCRDCHARLDPWGIPFEHYNAIGKYQPLVPREGARVSGFNLQTHGDLAGYADYLKTINTERVDATARVPRGPDVNGMADLKAYLQKDRRDEIAENLLRRLLSYSLGRDLTPRDRFAVDAMLQESATHEHRLLDMIVTICQSPLFKGTEKK